A single Polynucleobacter acidiphobus DNA region contains:
- a CDS encoding penicillin acylase family protein: MMKLSRFLRYFVIAFLVLLVLITLLVIGYWMSAKSNYSGTVISAGLAQAVNIQFDENDVPHIKAKSQRDAFYALGFVHATERSWQLEISRRLASGRLSEILGERTVSLDRFIRTLGIKQAAEKQFERYPPEIKQLIQAYADGVNAGNQSLGWALPIEYFLTGSKPGYWSAADSVAWSLMMALDLGDNWQKELFRLELSQYLSTAEIWQVMPPYPGSNPVTTMDFAKLYREHQVFKPTQSKVQASRDSELYLLKHADTVGWLSDQQEGLGSNNWVLTGKKTVSGKPLLANDPHLGLSAPSTWYFAHLEAPGLNVIGASLPGIPAIVLGRTDKIAWGFTNTGPDVQDLYLEKIDSSNPNQYIGPDGPISFLAREEIIQIKDKPPLRFVVKQSRHGPIISDSHARAKKVIDTQRYALALRWTALDIENQTLMGGILMNRADSIDSLKAALRHHYAPMQTVAIADIQGNIALQVAGIAPRRQLHQGLYGVAPALGWERQYDWTSYVPFEQLPSYSNLGSEWLASANQEIVSATNPNPLTGDWDLPFRYDRIAAMIGAKDQHDRASMQAMQGDVLSLGAQPLLPLFKNARSGHALQPSIQSAIDGFNGSMSTDSVVALIFNSWVDQLTRILFSRLGDSFTEEYGRRHFRGAVINQISNPDSPWCDVHTSAERENCQDAANLALQRALNELSQRYGKSTNDWHWGKAHHAVSEHRPFKNIPFLSGLFSVSVPFPGDAFTVNVGRPALNHPKAPFQANHAPSLRAIYDLNDPEQSVFMFPTGQSGWIQSQRYRNLSDAWANNQVIPLAMKPKQVQRELILKAKSF; encoded by the coding sequence ATGATGAAACTATCGCGCTTCTTACGCTACTTTGTAATTGCGTTCCTAGTTTTGCTCGTATTGATTACTTTGCTTGTGATCGGCTACTGGATGAGCGCCAAATCCAATTATTCTGGAACCGTTATTAGCGCCGGTCTAGCTCAAGCGGTAAACATTCAGTTTGATGAGAACGATGTCCCGCACATCAAAGCAAAATCGCAACGCGATGCGTTTTATGCTCTAGGGTTTGTGCACGCTACCGAACGCTCCTGGCAACTGGAGATTAGTCGACGCTTGGCTTCAGGGCGTCTGTCTGAAATTTTGGGTGAGCGTACGGTCTCGCTCGATCGCTTTATCCGAACCTTAGGAATTAAGCAGGCAGCCGAAAAACAGTTCGAACGCTATCCACCAGAAATTAAACAATTGATTCAAGCCTATGCCGATGGGGTGAATGCTGGTAATCAATCGCTTGGCTGGGCTTTGCCAATTGAGTATTTTTTGACTGGATCCAAACCCGGTTATTGGTCTGCTGCTGATAGCGTTGCATGGTCATTAATGATGGCATTGGATCTGGGTGATAACTGGCAAAAAGAATTATTTCGTTTAGAGCTTTCGCAATATCTCAGTACGGCTGAGATTTGGCAGGTAATGCCACCCTATCCCGGCAGCAATCCAGTCACGACCATGGATTTTGCCAAGTTATATCGCGAGCATCAGGTCTTTAAGCCCACCCAATCCAAGGTTCAAGCATCGCGTGATAGCGAGCTTTACTTACTCAAGCATGCCGATACTGTGGGGTGGCTCAGTGATCAGCAAGAAGGCTTGGGCTCCAACAACTGGGTGCTGACCGGTAAGAAAACGGTCTCTGGTAAACCTCTACTCGCAAACGACCCGCATTTGGGATTAAGTGCACCATCGACGTGGTACTTTGCGCATCTAGAGGCTCCAGGCTTGAATGTAATCGGCGCTAGCCTGCCAGGTATCCCAGCGATTGTTTTGGGAAGGACTGACAAAATTGCCTGGGGATTTACCAATACTGGCCCCGACGTGCAAGATCTTTATCTAGAAAAGATTGATTCGAGTAATCCCAATCAATATATTGGCCCAGACGGTCCAATCTCTTTTTTGGCGCGCGAGGAAATTATTCAGATTAAAGATAAACCACCCCTACGATTTGTGGTGAAGCAAAGTCGCCATGGCCCCATCATCTCGGATAGCCATGCCCGAGCTAAAAAAGTGATTGATACGCAGCGTTATGCCCTAGCCCTACGCTGGACTGCATTAGATATCGAGAACCAAACCCTGATGGGCGGCATTCTGATGAATCGCGCCGATTCAATTGACTCATTAAAAGCCGCCTTACGTCATCACTATGCCCCCATGCAAACCGTGGCCATAGCGGATATTCAAGGCAATATTGCGCTGCAAGTTGCTGGCATTGCACCACGCCGGCAATTGCACCAAGGTCTATATGGAGTTGCGCCGGCCCTAGGGTGGGAGCGCCAATACGATTGGACATCCTATGTGCCGTTTGAGCAATTGCCCAGCTATTCGAATCTAGGCTCAGAGTGGCTGGCAAGCGCCAATCAAGAAATTGTTTCTGCGACGAATCCCAATCCACTGACTGGCGATTGGGACCTTCCCTTTCGATACGACCGCATCGCAGCCATGATTGGGGCAAAAGACCAGCATGATCGTGCTTCCATGCAAGCGATGCAGGGCGATGTACTTTCCTTAGGAGCTCAACCGCTCCTACCTTTATTTAAGAATGCTCGCTCGGGTCATGCCCTGCAGCCTAGCATCCAGTCAGCGATCGATGGTTTTAATGGAAGCATGAGTACGGATTCAGTAGTTGCCTTGATTTTTAATTCCTGGGTTGATCAATTAACACGAATCTTATTCTCTCGTTTAGGGGATTCGTTTACCGAGGAATATGGCCGGCGCCATTTTCGGGGAGCGGTCATCAATCAAATCAGTAATCCCGATAGTCCATGGTGCGATGTGCACACTAGCGCAGAGCGAGAAAATTGCCAGGATGCCGCCAATCTTGCTTTGCAGCGCGCCTTAAATGAATTGAGTCAACGTTATGGTAAATCTACAAATGATTGGCACTGGGGTAAAGCGCATCACGCCGTTTCCGAGCATCGCCCATTCAAAAACATTCCCTTCTTATCGGGACTCTTTAGTGTCAGCGTTCCATTTCCGGGGGATGCCTTTACGGTCAATGTTGGACGGCCAGCACTTAATCATCCCAAAGCACCTTTTCAGGCCAATCATGCACCCAGTCTGCGAGCAATCTATGACCTGAATGATCCGGAACAATCGGTCTTCATGTTTCCGACGGGTCAGTCCGGCTGGATTCAAAGTCAACGCTATCGCAATCTAAGCGATGCATGGGCAAATAATCAGGTCATCCCATTGGCAATGAAGCCCAAACAGGTCCAGCGTGAATTAATCCTCAAGGCCAAGTCGTTTTGA
- a CDS encoding surface-adhesin E family protein: MKTILQLLSASFFALSSSFALAAWDELGSNEFITILIDKSSIKKSGDKVRVLSMLDLKKPGVEPKTKLPVNSIIGLNEYHCGQVQYRPLEVKFMSGKRGEGKVVDEIKTPDSSFEAIVSGDWPAGVYNLACRAN; encoded by the coding sequence ATGAAAACCATTCTTCAACTTCTCAGTGCTTCGTTCTTTGCTCTTTCCTCCAGTTTTGCTTTAGCTGCCTGGGACGAGCTGGGAAGCAATGAGTTCATCACGATTTTGATTGATAAATCCAGTATCAAGAAATCTGGGGATAAGGTACGCGTACTATCGATGCTCGATCTAAAGAAGCCTGGGGTTGAACCAAAAACCAAATTACCCGTGAACTCCATTATTGGCCTAAATGAATACCACTGCGGGCAAGTTCAATATCGCCCCTTAGAGGTCAAATTTATGTCGGGTAAGCGTGGTGAAGGTAAGGTGGTTGATGAAATCAAGACCCCCGATAGCAGTTTTGAGGCGATTGTGAGTGGTGATTGGCCGGCAGGAGTCTATAACCTTGCGTGTCGCGCAAACTAA
- the dusA gene encoding tRNA dihydrouridine(20/20a) synthase DusA, translated as MSTKRLAVAPMMEWTDRHCRSFHRMLTKRAVLYTEMVTTGALLHGAQARHLDFSQEEHPVVLQLGGSDPAELAQCAALAQQWGYDEIDLNCGCPSERVQKGAFGACLMAEPELVAQCVSAMRAACDLPISVKHRLGLDQMDAAQSSRDYQFVLDFVLGVAAAGASQVTIHARNAVLKGLSPKENRSKPPLRYEVAKQIRRDAQKYYPNLNVLLNGGLESNHDIAQHWNDFDGFMIGRAAYHFPAMLLGWDDLIESNGDAVGYLFSEADWHRVQIGLIAYSQVWLALCNAHRKDFYLGSITRHIMGLAHGRAGSRRWRQRLSDHHALAKVKTPDAIETFFLEASMELGDWALFEPPSIGSGA; from the coding sequence ATGAGTACCAAGCGCTTAGCCGTTGCTCCCATGATGGAGTGGACCGATCGTCATTGTCGGTCATTTCATCGAATGCTAACTAAGCGCGCTGTGCTCTACACCGAGATGGTAACCACAGGGGCGCTTTTACACGGTGCCCAGGCACGGCATTTGGATTTCAGTCAGGAAGAGCACCCGGTAGTTTTGCAACTCGGCGGTAGTGATCCTGCTGAGCTCGCTCAGTGTGCAGCACTTGCCCAACAATGGGGCTATGACGAAATCGATCTTAATTGTGGCTGCCCCTCAGAGCGGGTTCAAAAAGGGGCATTTGGGGCATGTCTGATGGCCGAACCCGAGCTCGTAGCTCAGTGTGTGAGCGCGATGCGAGCTGCCTGCGATTTACCGATTTCGGTTAAGCATCGTTTGGGGCTTGATCAAATGGATGCAGCCCAATCGTCGCGTGACTACCAATTTGTATTGGATTTTGTACTGGGAGTCGCTGCTGCAGGTGCCTCTCAGGTCACGATTCATGCGCGCAATGCAGTCTTAAAAGGCCTATCGCCTAAAGAAAATCGTAGCAAGCCCCCATTGCGCTATGAGGTTGCTAAGCAAATCCGTCGCGATGCACAAAAGTACTATCCAAATCTAAACGTATTACTCAATGGTGGCTTAGAGTCCAATCACGATATTGCGCAGCATTGGAATGATTTTGATGGTTTTATGATTGGTCGTGCTGCCTATCATTTTCCGGCGATGCTATTAGGCTGGGATGATCTCATTGAAAGTAATGGCGATGCAGTGGGTTATCTCTTTAGTGAGGCGGACTGGCATCGAGTGCAAATTGGCTTGATTGCTTACAGTCAAGTATGGCTGGCTCTTTGCAATGCACATCGTAAAGACTTCTACTTAGGATCGATTACTCGCCACATCATGGGCTTAGCTCACGGTCGTGCAGGATCGCGCCGTTGGCGTCAACGCCTATCCGATCATCACGCCTTGGCAAAGGTTAAAACACCAGATGCCATCGAAACCTTCTTTTTGGAGGCTAGTATGGAGCTGGGGGATTGGGCGCTATTTGAGCCCCCATCAATCGGTTCGGGGGCATAG
- a CDS encoding type II toxin-antitoxin system VapC family toxin → MYLLDTNVISELRKAGTSKINPQVHAWALSIAPSRMFLSVISILEIEQGILSVARRDKKQSQLLKKWLMQMILPVFADRIIPIDVPIALRCADLHVPNPSSERDAMIAATAIEHRLTLVTRNTSDFDPAKLKLINPWD, encoded by the coding sequence ATGTATCTTCTCGACACCAATGTCATCTCTGAGCTGAGAAAAGCAGGCACTTCCAAGATTAATCCACAGGTTCATGCTTGGGCACTATCGATTGCCCCATCTCGGATGTTTCTGTCTGTGATTAGCATTCTAGAAATTGAACAAGGCATTTTGTCGGTTGCGCGTCGAGATAAAAAGCAGAGCCAGTTATTAAAAAAATGGCTGATGCAAATGATTCTCCCGGTATTTGCTGATCGGATTATTCCAATTGATGTTCCAATTGCACTGCGCTGCGCCGATCTCCATGTTCCCAATCCATCTTCGGAGCGGGATGCCATGATTGCAGCGACCGCGATTGAGCATCGCCTGACACTGGTTACGCGCAATACCAGCGATTTTGATCCAGCTAAGTTGAAGTTAATCAATCCTTGGGACTAA
- a CDS encoding type II toxin-antitoxin system Phd/YefM family antitoxin, producing MPKTLSSREFNQDSSGAKKACQSGPVFITDRGKPSHVLMSYEDYQRVIGQQKTILDLVGMPGLAEIEFEPAKIKRFTKPSDLT from the coding sequence ATGCCCAAAACCTTATCAAGCCGAGAGTTTAATCAAGACAGCAGCGGTGCTAAAAAAGCCTGTCAATCGGGTCCGGTATTTATTACGGATCGAGGCAAGCCCTCACACGTTTTGATGAGTTATGAAGACTACCAACGCGTGATTGGTCAACAAAAAACCATCCTTGATCTTGTGGGTATGCCTGGATTAGCCGAGATAGAGTTCGAGCCTGCGAAAATAAAGCGCTTTACGAAGCCAAGCGATCTTACCTAA
- the typA gene encoding translational GTPase TypA, translated as MTKRALRNIAIIAHVDHGKTTLVDQLLRQSGTFRSNEKISERIMDSNDLEKERGITILAKNCAVEYEGTHINIVDTPGHADFGGEVERVLSMVDGVLLLVDAVEGPMPQTRFVTKKALALGLKPIVVINKVDRPGARCDYVINATFELFDKLGATEEQLDFPVIYASGLNGYAGTDENVRSGDMRPLFNAVLTNVPVRDDEIDAPLQLQISSIDYSNYVGKIGVGRIRRGKIKPGTDVVCINGPDGTPFKGRINQVLKFKGLEREVVDEAIAGDIVLVNGIEDLAIGTTICAPDQVDALPMLKIDEPTLTMNFMVNTSPLAGREGKFVTSRQIRERLDRELKSNMALRVRDTDDDTVFEVSGRGELHLTILVENMRREGYELAVSRPRVVFHEENGVKLEPYENLTVDVEDSTQGGVMEELGKRKAELLDMVSDGKGRTRLEYRVPARGLIGFQGEFMTLTRGNGLMSHNFDSYGPVKDGILGERHNGVLISQDDGDAVAYALWKLQDRGRMFVSPGDPLYEGMIIGIHSRDNDLVVNPIKGKQLTNVRASGTDEAVRLVPPVQLTLEYAVEFIADDELVEVTPKSIRLRKRFLKEHERKKASREEV; from the coding sequence ATGACCAAACGCGCACTTCGTAATATCGCTATCATCGCCCACGTTGACCACGGCAAAACCACTCTGGTTGATCAACTCTTACGCCAATCTGGAACCTTTCGTTCGAATGAAAAGATCTCCGAACGAATCATGGATTCCAATGATCTTGAGAAAGAGCGTGGCATTACCATCTTGGCTAAAAACTGCGCTGTGGAATATGAGGGTACACACATCAATATTGTGGACACTCCAGGACACGCAGACTTTGGTGGTGAGGTTGAACGCGTTCTCTCGATGGTGGATGGGGTATTGCTACTGGTCGATGCGGTTGAAGGTCCGATGCCCCAAACCCGTTTTGTGACCAAGAAAGCCCTTGCCTTGGGTTTAAAGCCCATCGTTGTGATCAACAAGGTGGATCGTCCAGGAGCCCGCTGTGATTATGTGATTAATGCGACCTTTGAGCTCTTTGATAAATTGGGCGCAACCGAAGAGCAGTTAGACTTCCCAGTCATTTATGCCTCTGGTTTAAATGGCTATGCCGGTACGGATGAGAATGTGCGCTCTGGTGATATGCGCCCACTGTTTAATGCAGTTCTAACGAATGTTCCAGTGCGCGATGATGAAATCGATGCCCCATTGCAGTTGCAGATCTCATCGATTGATTACAGCAACTATGTAGGCAAAATTGGTGTAGGTCGGATTCGGCGCGGCAAAATTAAACCCGGTACGGATGTGGTCTGCATCAATGGACCGGATGGCACACCCTTCAAGGGCCGCATTAATCAAGTGCTGAAGTTCAAAGGGCTTGAGCGCGAAGTAGTCGATGAAGCCATTGCAGGCGATATTGTCTTGGTCAATGGCATTGAAGATTTGGCAATTGGTACCACGATCTGTGCGCCTGATCAGGTTGATGCCTTACCGATGCTCAAGATCGATGAGCCAACCCTCACCATGAACTTCATGGTGAACACCAGCCCTCTCGCTGGCCGGGAAGGGAAGTTTGTGACCAGTCGGCAAATTCGGGAGCGCTTGGATCGCGAGCTCAAATCCAATATGGCATTGCGAGTGCGCGATACCGATGACGACACCGTATTTGAAGTATCGGGTCGAGGCGAACTCCATCTCACTATTTTGGTTGAGAACATGCGACGCGAGGGTTATGAGTTAGCGGTGTCACGACCCCGTGTAGTGTTTCATGAAGAGAATGGTGTGAAGTTAGAGCCTTATGAGAACCTCACGGTGGATGTGGAAGATTCCACGCAGGGTGGGGTGATGGAGGAGTTGGGTAAACGTAAAGCCGAGCTCCTCGATATGGTGAGCGACGGTAAAGGACGCACTCGTCTTGAGTATCGGGTTCCAGCGCGAGGCTTGATTGGATTTCAGGGGGAGTTTATGACCCTGACCCGTGGTAACGGACTCATGAGTCATAACTTTGATTCGTATGGCCCCGTCAAAGATGGAATTTTGGGAGAACGCCACAATGGTGTATTGATTAGCCAGGATGATGGCGATGCGGTTGCCTATGCACTCTGGAAGTTACAAGACCGTGGCCGTATGTTTGTCTCGCCAGGCGATCCCCTCTATGAGGGCATGATTATTGGGATTCATAGTCGTGATAACGATCTAGTGGTGAATCCGATTAAAGGTAAGCAACTTACTAACGTGCGTGCCTCAGGAACCGATGAGGCAGTGCGCCTCGTACCGCCCGTGCAACTCACCTTGGAATACGCCGTGGAATTTATTGCCGATGATGAGTTGGTTGAGGTGACCCCCAAGAGCATCCGCTTGCGCAAGCGCTTTCTGAAAGAGCATGAGCGTAAGAAGGCCTCACGCGAGGAAGTGTAA
- the truB gene encoding tRNA pseudouridine(55) synthase TruB, which yields MVQRIDGVVLLDKPNGMSSQGAVTAVKRYFQAEKAGHTGTLDPMATGLLPVCLGEATKYSQDLLDADKTYIATLRFGIETDTGDAEGQIVTERSTAEVVDDLMAKTLLEAILPTFMGEIEQIPPMYSALKRDGKPLYEYARSGVEIEREPRRITIYSIRLVAIHWPHVEIEVHCSKGTYIRVLAQDIGNSLGCGAHLSVLRRTKVGHLSLEQSCTLETLENTPKVLLPVDALLQTLPELTVDDQQAKRLEMGQRVPCALNRASQWANSLFRIYRSQALPQNFIGTADWRSGVLHPRRFIAQRLLNQN from the coding sequence ATGGTGCAACGAATTGATGGGGTAGTCTTGCTCGACAAACCCAATGGTATGAGTTCGCAAGGCGCAGTCACTGCGGTCAAGCGCTATTTTCAGGCAGAAAAGGCTGGCCATACAGGTACCTTAGACCCAATGGCGACTGGCTTATTGCCTGTTTGTTTGGGTGAGGCGACCAAGTATTCGCAAGATCTTTTGGATGCCGATAAGACTTATATTGCAACCCTGCGCTTTGGGATCGAAACCGATACGGGTGATGCCGAAGGACAAATAGTGACCGAGCGATCGACTGCGGAAGTAGTGGATGATTTGATGGCCAAAACACTCTTGGAAGCAATCTTGCCGACATTCATGGGTGAGATTGAGCAGATTCCACCGATGTATTCCGCATTAAAACGCGATGGCAAACCCCTCTATGAATACGCGCGCTCAGGGGTGGAGATTGAGCGTGAGCCCCGAAGAATTACCATTTACTCGATTCGTCTAGTGGCTATTCATTGGCCGCATGTCGAGATTGAAGTTCATTGCAGTAAGGGAACGTATATCCGAGTCTTAGCACAAGACATTGGCAATTCATTAGGCTGTGGTGCGCATTTGAGTGTATTACGACGCACCAAGGTAGGTCATCTCAGTTTGGAGCAGAGCTGCACCTTGGAGACCCTTGAAAATACCCCCAAGGTATTACTCCCAGTGGATGCCTTGTTGCAAACTCTGCCCGAGTTGACGGTGGATGACCAACAGGCCAAACGTCTAGAAATGGGTCAGCGCGTGCCATGCGCACTCAATCGCGCCAGCCAGTGGGCTAATTCTTTATTTCGGATTTATCGCAGCCAAGCCTTGCCGCAAAACTTTATTGGTACGGCAGATTGGCGCAGTGGGGTGTTACACCCCCGACGATTTATCGCTCAACGACTTTTGAACCAAAACTAA
- the rbfA gene encoding 30S ribosome-binding factor RbfA, with amino-acid sequence MHKTSPHRHQRLADQIQRDLAELIPRELRDPLNGLITIQAVELSPDLAHAKVYFTVLGGDPQYALGSLQEKAGYLHSLLFKRMHTHTVPTLHFVFDTSIERGAEMSRLIDQALGSKPN; translated from the coding sequence ATGCATAAAACAAGCCCTCATCGCCATCAGCGTCTCGCGGATCAAATTCAGCGTGATCTTGCAGAGTTGATTCCCAGGGAATTGCGTGATCCTTTGAATGGTTTAATTACCATTCAAGCGGTCGAGCTTTCACCCGATCTCGCGCATGCGAAGGTGTATTTCACGGTTTTAGGTGGTGATCCACAGTATGCGCTGGGATCCCTTCAAGAGAAAGCCGGATATTTGCATTCCCTCCTCTTTAAGCGGATGCATACTCATACCGTACCCACTTTGCATTTTGTGTTTGATACCTCGATAGAGCGGGGCGCAGAGATGTCGCGATTAATTGATCAGGCCTTAGGCTCAAAGCCTAATTAA
- the infB gene encoding translation initiation factor IF-2, which produces MATTTVKALAEELKRSPADLLEQLKAAGIDKESEADKITDKDKTALLAYLQKAHGSAETGVRKKITLTKRETSEIRQADSAGRTRTVQVEVRKKRVLVKRDDPGKADEPTEVKPAAAVETKPILSDEELEKRAAEAARQAELLARQEAEMKAASEAKQKKIEAEQKPSKVEAEQEAASKEQAKKELAELQSRRAAAEAEVSAIRDMMSAPARVLKAPSEIASEEAKKGTLHKPVKADGGDDKKKPAKVGGKLIKSSETSSTWQEEGAKRKVGLKTRGDLTGGLGGGWRTGGGRKKQQHQDDNPASNFQVPTEPIVRDVHIPETITVADLAHKMSVKGAEVIKLLMGMGQMVTINQVLDQDTAMIIVEEMGHKAHAAKLDDPEIDLGESAEDAPLMPRPPVVTVMGHVDHGKTSLLDKIRVAKVAAGEAGGITQHIGAYHVETPRGVITFLDTPGHEAFTAMRARGAKATDIVILVVAADDGVMPQTREAIHHAKAANVPLVVAINKIDKPEANPDRVKTELVSEEVVPEEYGGDSPFIGVSAKTGEGIDTLLENVLLQAEVLELKAPKEAPAQGIVIEARLDKGRGPVATVLVQSGTLKRGDMLLAGQSYGRIRAMLDENGKSTNEAGPSIPVEIQGLSEVPDAGESFQVVADERKAREIALFRQGKFRDVKLAKQQAVKLENMMETMGEGAVEAKILPIIIKADVQGSQEALSQSLQKLSTDEVKVQIVHAAVGGITETDVNLAIASKGVIIGFNARADAVARKLAESNGVDIRYHNIIYDAVDEVKAALSGMLTPDKKEEITGLVEIRQVFLVSKVGAIAGCMVLDGIVRRNSRVRLLRDNVVVWTGELDSLKRFKDDVKEVKGGFECGLSLKNNNDIQEGDQLEIFEVTEVARTL; this is translated from the coding sequence ATGGCGACAACAACTGTAAAAGCATTAGCCGAGGAGCTGAAACGCAGCCCTGCTGATTTATTGGAACAACTCAAGGCTGCCGGAATCGACAAAGAGTCCGAGGCTGACAAGATTACCGATAAAGACAAGACTGCGTTACTGGCCTACCTTCAAAAAGCACACGGCAGTGCTGAGACCGGTGTTCGTAAAAAGATCACCCTTACTAAGCGTGAGACCAGTGAAATCCGTCAAGCAGATTCGGCGGGGCGAACCCGTACCGTACAAGTTGAGGTACGTAAAAAGCGTGTCTTAGTAAAACGCGATGATCCTGGTAAGGCTGATGAGCCGACTGAGGTAAAGCCAGCTGCAGCAGTTGAGACCAAACCCATTCTATCGGACGAGGAGTTAGAAAAGCGTGCTGCAGAAGCTGCTCGGCAAGCTGAACTCTTAGCGCGACAAGAAGCCGAAATGAAAGCGGCGAGTGAGGCAAAGCAAAAGAAGATAGAAGCTGAGCAAAAGCCGAGCAAGGTGGAGGCCGAGCAAGAGGCTGCTAGCAAAGAGCAGGCCAAAAAGGAGCTCGCTGAACTGCAATCACGCCGCGCGGCAGCGGAAGCCGAGGTATCAGCGATTCGGGACATGATGAGTGCCCCGGCGCGTGTGCTCAAAGCACCAAGTGAGATCGCTAGCGAGGAAGCTAAAAAAGGTACTCTGCATAAACCAGTTAAAGCAGATGGTGGCGATGATAAGAAAAAGCCCGCTAAGGTTGGCGGCAAACTGATTAAGTCTTCCGAGACTTCTTCCACCTGGCAAGAAGAGGGCGCGAAGCGCAAAGTTGGTTTAAAAACACGTGGTGACCTTACGGGTGGCTTAGGCGGCGGATGGCGAACCGGCGGAGGTCGCAAGAAACAACAGCATCAAGACGATAACCCAGCGAGTAATTTCCAAGTGCCCACGGAGCCGATTGTGCGTGATGTGCACATTCCTGAGACCATTACCGTTGCTGATCTAGCCCACAAAATGTCAGTCAAGGGTGCTGAGGTCATCAAGTTACTCATGGGTATGGGTCAGATGGTGACCATTAACCAAGTGCTGGATCAAGACACGGCGATGATCATCGTCGAAGAGATGGGCCACAAAGCCCATGCGGCTAAATTGGATGACCCCGAAATTGATCTTGGAGAGTCGGCTGAAGATGCACCATTGATGCCAAGACCTCCGGTTGTCACGGTGATGGGTCACGTCGATCATGGCAAAACATCGCTCTTGGATAAGATCCGAGTTGCGAAAGTAGCAGCAGGTGAGGCGGGGGGTATTACACAGCATATCGGCGCTTATCACGTCGAGACCCCACGTGGTGTTATCACGTTCTTAGATACCCCTGGCCACGAAGCCTTTACAGCCATGCGCGCACGCGGTGCAAAGGCAACGGATATCGTGATCTTGGTGGTAGCTGCCGATGATGGCGTAATGCCGCAAACGCGTGAAGCGATTCATCATGCAAAGGCAGCGAATGTTCCCCTAGTAGTGGCGATCAATAAGATTGATAAGCCCGAAGCCAACCCTGATCGCGTTAAAACCGAACTGGTGAGTGAAGAGGTGGTGCCTGAAGAGTATGGTGGTGACTCACCATTTATCGGAGTGTCGGCAAAAACTGGTGAAGGCATCGATACCCTGCTTGAGAACGTATTGTTGCAAGCTGAGGTATTGGAGCTCAAGGCCCCTAAAGAAGCGCCTGCTCAGGGTATCGTGATTGAGGCTCGCCTCGATAAAGGTCGCGGTCCGGTCGCTACTGTGTTGGTTCAATCTGGCACATTAAAGCGCGGCGATATGTTGTTGGCTGGCCAGTCTTATGGTCGCATCCGTGCGATGTTGGATGAAAACGGTAAATCAACCAATGAAGCAGGGCCATCAATTCCGGTTGAGATTCAAGGTTTATCGGAAGTACCCGATGCTGGAGAGTCGTTCCAGGTAGTCGCTGATGAGCGTAAGGCCCGTGAGATTGCACTGTTCCGTCAAGGCAAGTTCCGAGACGTCAAGTTGGCCAAGCAACAGGCGGTCAAGTTGGAAAACATGATGGAGACCATGGGCGAGGGTGCCGTCGAAGCCAAGATTCTGCCGATCATTATTAAGGCTGATGTGCAAGGTTCGCAAGAGGCGCTCTCACAGTCATTGCAAAAGCTTTCTACCGATGAGGTGAAGGTGCAGATTGTGCACGCTGCCGTTGGTGGTATTACTGAAACCGATGTCAATCTCGCGATTGCCTCGAAGGGGGTGATTATTGGCTTTAATGCGAGGGCCGATGCGGTAGCGCGTAAGCTTGCCGAGAGTAATGGCGTGGATATTCGTTATCACAACATTATTTATGACGCCGTCGATGAAGTGAAGGCAGCCCTAAGTGGCATGTTGACACCGGATAAGAAGGAAGAAATTACCGGCTTAGTTGAGATCCGTCAGGTCTTCCTGGTTTCCAAGGTTGGTGCGATTGCAGGTTGTATGGTGCTCGATGGAATCGTGCGTCGTAACTCGCGGGTGCGCTTATTGCGCGACAACGTCGTGGTGTGGACTGGTGAACTCGACTCCCTAAAGCGCTTCAAAGATGATGTGAAAGAAGTGAAAGGTGGCTTTGAGTGCGGTCTTTCCTTGAAAAATAACAATGACATCCAAGAGGGTGATCAACTTGAGATTTTTGAAGTGACTGAAGTAGCTCGAACCCTTTAA